One stretch of Orcinus orca chromosome 15, mOrcOrc1.1, whole genome shotgun sequence DNA includes these proteins:
- the ANAPC7 gene encoding anaphase-promoting complex subunit 7 isoform X1 — MNVIDHLRDMAAAGLHSNVRLLSSLLLTMSNNNPELFSPSQKYQLLVYHADSLFHDKEYRNAVSKYTMALQQKKALSKTSKVRPSTGNSASTPQSQCLPSEIEVKYKMAECYTMLKQDKDAIAILDGIPSRQRTPKINMMLANLYKKAGQERPSVTSYKEVLRQCPLALDAILGLLSLSVKGAEVASMTMNVIQTLPNLDWLSVWIKAYAFVHVGDNSRAINTICSLEKKSLLRDNVDLLGSLADLYFRAGDNKNSVLKFEQAQMLDPYLIKGMDVYGYLLAREGRLEDVENLGCRLFNISDQHAEPWVVSGCHSFYSKRYSRALYLGAKAIQLNSNSVQALLLKGAALRNMGRVQEAIIHFREAIRLAPCRLDCYEGLIECYLASNSIREAMVMANNVYKTLGANAQTLTLLATVCLEDPVTQEKAKTLLDKALTQRPDYIKAVVKKAELLSREQKYEDGIALLRNALANQSDCVLHRILGDFLVAVNEYQEAMDQYSIALSLDPNDQKSLEGMQKMEKEESPTDATQEEDVDDMEGSGEEGDLEGSDSEAAQWADQEQWFGMQ, encoded by the exons ATGAATGTGATAGACCACTTGCGAGACATGGCGGCAGCGGGGCTGCACTCCAACGTGCGGCTCCTCAGCAGCTTGTTACTTACAATGAGTAATAACAACCC tgAGTTATTCTCCCCATCTCAGAAGTACCAGCTTTTGGTGTATCATGCAGATTCTCTCTTTCACGATAAGGAATATCGGAATGCTGTGAGTAAGTATACTATGGCTTTACAGCAGAAGAAAGCCTTAAGTAAAACTTCAAAAGTGAGACCTTCAACTGGAAATTCTGCATCCACTCCACAAAGTCAG TGTCTTCCATCTGAAATTGAAGTAAAGTACAAAATGGCTGAATGTTATACAATGCTAAAACAAGATAAAGATGCCATTGCTATTCTTGATGGGATCCCTTCAAGACAAAGAACTCCCAAA ATAAACATGATGCTGGCAAACCTGTACAAGAAGGCTGGTCAGGAGCGACCTTCAGTCACCAGCTATAAGGAAGTGCTGAGGCAGTGCCCATTAGCCCTTGATGCCATTCTAG GTTTGCTGTCCCTTTCTGTAAAAGGTGCAGAGGTGGCATCAATGACGATGAACGTGATCCAGACCTTGCCTAACTTAGATTGGCTTTCTGTGTGGATCAAAGCGTATGCTTTTGTGCACGTTGGTGACAACTCGAGAGCAATCAATACCATCTG TTCACTAGAGAAAAAGTCCTTATTGAGAGATAACGTGGACCTACTGGGAAGCTTGGCAGATCTGTACTTCAGAGCTGGAGACAATAAAAACTCTGTCCTCAAGTTTGAACAGGCACAGATGTTGGATCCTTATCTGATAAAAG GAATGGATGTATATGGCTACCTCCTGGCACGAGAAGGGCGGCTGGAGGATGTGGAGAACCTTGGCTGCCGCCTTTTCAATATTTCTGATCAACATGcggaaccctgggtggtctctGG GTGTCATAGCTTCTATAGCAAACGCTACTCCCGAGCCCTCTATTTAGGAGCCAAGGCCATTCAGCTGAACAGTAATAGTGTTCAAGCTTTGCTACTTAAGGGAGCAGCACTCAGAAACATGGGCAGAGTCCAAGAAGCAATAATCCACTTTCGGGAAGCTATACGTCTTGCACCTTGTCGCTTAGATTGTTATGAAG GTCTCATCGAATGTTACTTAGCCTCCAACAGTATTCGTGAAGCAATGGTAATGGCTAACAATGTTTACAAAACTCTAGGAGCAAATGCACAGACCCTTACCCTTTTAGCCACCGTTTGTCTTGAAGACCCAGTGACACAGGAGAAAGCCAAAACTCTATTAGATAAAGCCCTGACTCAAAGGCCGGACTACATTAAGGCTGTGGTGAAAAAAGCGGAACTGCTTA gcAGAGAACAGAAATATGAAGATGGAATTGCTTTGCTGCGGAACGCACTAGCTAATCAGAGTGACTGTGTCCTGCATCGGATCCTAGGAGATTTCCTTGTAGCTGTCAATGAGTATCAGGAAGCAATGGACCAGTATAGTATAGCACTAAG TTTGGACCCCAATGACCAGAAGTCTCTAGAGGGGATGCAGAAGATGGAGAAGGAGGAGAGTCCCACGGATGCCACTCAGGAGGAGGATGTGGACGACATggaagggagtggggaagaaGGGGACCTGGAGGGCAGCGACAGTGAGGCGGCCCAGTGGGCTGACCAGGAGCAGTGGTTCGGCATGCAGTGA
- the ANAPC7 gene encoding anaphase-promoting complex subunit 7 isoform X2, with product MNVIDHLRDMAAAGLHSNVRLLSSLLLTMSNNNPELFSPSQKYQLLVYHADSLFHDKEYRNAVSKYTMALQQKKALSKTSKVRPSTGNSASTPQSQCLPSEIEVKYKMAECYTMLKQDKDAIAILDGIPSRQRTPKINMMLANLYKKAGQERPSVTSYKEVLRQCPLALDAILGLLSLSVKGAEVASMTMNVIQTLPNLDWLSVWIKAYAFVHVGDNSRAINTICSLEKKSLLRDNVDLLGSLADLYFRAGDNKNSVLKFEQAQMLDPYLIKGMDVYGYLLAREGRLEDVENLGCRLFNISDQHAEPWVVSGCHSFYSKRYSRALYLGAKAIQLNSNSVQALLLKGAALRNMGRVQEAIIHFREAIRLAPCRLDCYEGLIECYLASNSIREAMVMANNVYKTLGANAQTLTLLATVCLEDPVTQEKAKTLLDKALTQRPDYIKAVVKKAELLSREQKYEDGIALLRNALANQSDCVLHRILGDFLVAVNEYQEAMDQYSIALSGGLPRSSLWNWSCLERPGISSFSVTGWSFHCCARER from the exons ATGAATGTGATAGACCACTTGCGAGACATGGCGGCAGCGGGGCTGCACTCCAACGTGCGGCTCCTCAGCAGCTTGTTACTTACAATGAGTAATAACAACCC tgAGTTATTCTCCCCATCTCAGAAGTACCAGCTTTTGGTGTATCATGCAGATTCTCTCTTTCACGATAAGGAATATCGGAATGCTGTGAGTAAGTATACTATGGCTTTACAGCAGAAGAAAGCCTTAAGTAAAACTTCAAAAGTGAGACCTTCAACTGGAAATTCTGCATCCACTCCACAAAGTCAG TGTCTTCCATCTGAAATTGAAGTAAAGTACAAAATGGCTGAATGTTATACAATGCTAAAACAAGATAAAGATGCCATTGCTATTCTTGATGGGATCCCTTCAAGACAAAGAACTCCCAAA ATAAACATGATGCTGGCAAACCTGTACAAGAAGGCTGGTCAGGAGCGACCTTCAGTCACCAGCTATAAGGAAGTGCTGAGGCAGTGCCCATTAGCCCTTGATGCCATTCTAG GTTTGCTGTCCCTTTCTGTAAAAGGTGCAGAGGTGGCATCAATGACGATGAACGTGATCCAGACCTTGCCTAACTTAGATTGGCTTTCTGTGTGGATCAAAGCGTATGCTTTTGTGCACGTTGGTGACAACTCGAGAGCAATCAATACCATCTG TTCACTAGAGAAAAAGTCCTTATTGAGAGATAACGTGGACCTACTGGGAAGCTTGGCAGATCTGTACTTCAGAGCTGGAGACAATAAAAACTCTGTCCTCAAGTTTGAACAGGCACAGATGTTGGATCCTTATCTGATAAAAG GAATGGATGTATATGGCTACCTCCTGGCACGAGAAGGGCGGCTGGAGGATGTGGAGAACCTTGGCTGCCGCCTTTTCAATATTTCTGATCAACATGcggaaccctgggtggtctctGG GTGTCATAGCTTCTATAGCAAACGCTACTCCCGAGCCCTCTATTTAGGAGCCAAGGCCATTCAGCTGAACAGTAATAGTGTTCAAGCTTTGCTACTTAAGGGAGCAGCACTCAGAAACATGGGCAGAGTCCAAGAAGCAATAATCCACTTTCGGGAAGCTATACGTCTTGCACCTTGTCGCTTAGATTGTTATGAAG GTCTCATCGAATGTTACTTAGCCTCCAACAGTATTCGTGAAGCAATGGTAATGGCTAACAATGTTTACAAAACTCTAGGAGCAAATGCACAGACCCTTACCCTTTTAGCCACCGTTTGTCTTGAAGACCCAGTGACACAGGAGAAAGCCAAAACTCTATTAGATAAAGCCCTGACTCAAAGGCCGGACTACATTAAGGCTGTGGTGAAAAAAGCGGAACTGCTTA gcAGAGAACAGAAATATGAAGATGGAATTGCTTTGCTGCGGAACGCACTAGCTAATCAGAGTGACTGTGTCCTGCATCGGATCCTAGGAGATTTCCTTGTAGCTGTCAATGAGTATCAGGAAGCAATGGACCAGTATAGTATAGCACTAAG TGGTGGACTCCCTCGATCTTCCCTATGGAACTGGAGTTGTTTGGAGAGGCCAGGCATTAGCAGTTTCTCTGTGACTGGGTGGTCATTTCACTGCTGTGCCAGGGAGAGATGA
- the ANAPC7 gene encoding anaphase-promoting complex subunit 7 isoform X3, whose protein sequence is MALQQKKALSKTSKVRPSTGNSASTPQSQCLPSEIEVKYKMAECYTMLKQDKDAIAILDGIPSRQRTPKINMMLANLYKKAGQERPSVTSYKEVLRQCPLALDAILGLLSLSVKGAEVASMTMNVIQTLPNLDWLSVWIKAYAFVHVGDNSRAINTICSLEKKSLLRDNVDLLGSLADLYFRAGDNKNSVLKFEQAQMLDPYLIKGMDVYGYLLAREGRLEDVENLGCRLFNISDQHAEPWVVSGCHSFYSKRYSRALYLGAKAIQLNSNSVQALLLKGAALRNMGRVQEAIIHFREAIRLAPCRLDCYEGLIECYLASNSIREAMVMANNVYKTLGANAQTLTLLATVCLEDPVTQEKAKTLLDKALTQRPDYIKAVVKKAELLSREQKYEDGIALLRNALANQSDCVLHRILGDFLVAVNEYQEAMDQYSIALSLDPNDQKSLEGMQKMEKEESPTDATQEEDVDDMEGSGEEGDLEGSDSEAAQWADQEQWFGMQ, encoded by the exons ATGGCTTTACAGCAGAAGAAAGCCTTAAGTAAAACTTCAAAAGTGAGACCTTCAACTGGAAATTCTGCATCCACTCCACAAAGTCAG TGTCTTCCATCTGAAATTGAAGTAAAGTACAAAATGGCTGAATGTTATACAATGCTAAAACAAGATAAAGATGCCATTGCTATTCTTGATGGGATCCCTTCAAGACAAAGAACTCCCAAA ATAAACATGATGCTGGCAAACCTGTACAAGAAGGCTGGTCAGGAGCGACCTTCAGTCACCAGCTATAAGGAAGTGCTGAGGCAGTGCCCATTAGCCCTTGATGCCATTCTAG GTTTGCTGTCCCTTTCTGTAAAAGGTGCAGAGGTGGCATCAATGACGATGAACGTGATCCAGACCTTGCCTAACTTAGATTGGCTTTCTGTGTGGATCAAAGCGTATGCTTTTGTGCACGTTGGTGACAACTCGAGAGCAATCAATACCATCTG TTCACTAGAGAAAAAGTCCTTATTGAGAGATAACGTGGACCTACTGGGAAGCTTGGCAGATCTGTACTTCAGAGCTGGAGACAATAAAAACTCTGTCCTCAAGTTTGAACAGGCACAGATGTTGGATCCTTATCTGATAAAAG GAATGGATGTATATGGCTACCTCCTGGCACGAGAAGGGCGGCTGGAGGATGTGGAGAACCTTGGCTGCCGCCTTTTCAATATTTCTGATCAACATGcggaaccctgggtggtctctGG GTGTCATAGCTTCTATAGCAAACGCTACTCCCGAGCCCTCTATTTAGGAGCCAAGGCCATTCAGCTGAACAGTAATAGTGTTCAAGCTTTGCTACTTAAGGGAGCAGCACTCAGAAACATGGGCAGAGTCCAAGAAGCAATAATCCACTTTCGGGAAGCTATACGTCTTGCACCTTGTCGCTTAGATTGTTATGAAG GTCTCATCGAATGTTACTTAGCCTCCAACAGTATTCGTGAAGCAATGGTAATGGCTAACAATGTTTACAAAACTCTAGGAGCAAATGCACAGACCCTTACCCTTTTAGCCACCGTTTGTCTTGAAGACCCAGTGACACAGGAGAAAGCCAAAACTCTATTAGATAAAGCCCTGACTCAAAGGCCGGACTACATTAAGGCTGTGGTGAAAAAAGCGGAACTGCTTA gcAGAGAACAGAAATATGAAGATGGAATTGCTTTGCTGCGGAACGCACTAGCTAATCAGAGTGACTGTGTCCTGCATCGGATCCTAGGAGATTTCCTTGTAGCTGTCAATGAGTATCAGGAAGCAATGGACCAGTATAGTATAGCACTAAG TTTGGACCCCAATGACCAGAAGTCTCTAGAGGGGATGCAGAAGATGGAGAAGGAGGAGAGTCCCACGGATGCCACTCAGGAGGAGGATGTGGACGACATggaagggagtggggaagaaGGGGACCTGGAGGGCAGCGACAGTGAGGCGGCCCAGTGGGCTGACCAGGAGCAGTGGTTCGGCATGCAGTGA
- the LOC117203998 gene encoding cold-inducible RNA-binding protein-like yields the protein MASHEGNLFVGGLSFDTNEQSLEQVFSKYGQISEVVVVKDRETQRLRGFGFVTFENINDAKDAMMAMNGKSVDGGQIWVDQAGKSSGNQSRGYRVGSAGGQGFFRGG from the coding sequence ATGGCATCACATGAAGGCAATCTTTTCGTCGGAGGGCTGAGTTTTGACACCAACGAGCAGTCACTGGAGCAGGTCTTCTCAAAATATGGACAGATCTCAGAAGTGGTGGTCGTGAAAGACAGGGAGACCCAGCGATTGAGGGGCTTTGGGTTTGTCACCTTTGAGAACATCAACGATGCCAAGGACGCCATGATGGCCATGAACGGGAAGTCTGTGGATGGGGGGCAGATCTGGGTCGACCAGGCTGGCAAGTCGTCTGGTAACCAATCCCGCGGGTACCGAGTTGGCTCTGCTGGGGGCCAGGGCTTTTTCCGCGGGGGCTGA